In Sebaldella termitidis ATCC 33386, one DNA window encodes the following:
- the dnaA gene encoding chromosomal replication initiator protein DnaA, with amino-acid sequence MVDPIVLWEKIIKILKYQIDEVEFNTYIKPLNVHEYKDNTLYVWVESTFMKEKVEQRYKLNMMEIINDILMMEASQRINIIFELKQAAEEKFENYISVMDTQKKLINNLNQRYRFENFVVGKGNELANAACIAISQNPGIVYNPLLIYGGSGLGKTHLMHAVGNAILDKDPNKKVLYCTSENFNNEFINSLRAGQFANVQNFRDKFRTLDVLLIDDIQFFEKVFGQGTGSVEEEFFHTFNTLQELGKQIIMSSDRLPREIRNLSKRIESRFDSGLSVDVQKPDYETRLAILKNIADSKSVIISDEVLEFISSSISSNIRELEGALTRVIARSTLLRKAITLQLVQEDLADLLKKQQSKITANKIITTVSGYYSIPLDEMKGKKRQQEITNARQIAMFLLKDQLDLNLTTIGGLFGGRDHSTVISSIRKIETRMKEEIVFKKEIDNIKQKIVE; translated from the coding sequence ATGGTTGATCCGATAGTTTTATGGGAGAAAATTATAAAAATTTTGAAATACCAGATTGATGAAGTGGAGTTTAATACATATATAAAACCTCTAAATGTACATGAGTATAAGGATAATACCCTTTATGTATGGGTGGAATCCACGTTTATGAAAGAGAAAGTAGAGCAAAGGTACAAGCTGAATATGATGGAGATAATCAATGATATACTTATGATGGAAGCATCGCAGAGAATCAATATTATATTTGAACTGAAGCAGGCAGCAGAGGAAAAATTTGAAAATTATATATCAGTAATGGATACTCAAAAAAAACTGATAAATAATCTGAATCAGAGATACAGATTTGAAAACTTCGTGGTAGGAAAAGGAAATGAACTGGCCAATGCAGCATGTATAGCAATATCGCAAAATCCGGGAATAGTGTATAATCCTTTATTAATATACGGAGGTTCAGGACTGGGAAAGACGCATCTGATGCATGCGGTGGGAAATGCCATTTTGGATAAGGATCCTAATAAAAAAGTACTTTACTGTACTTCTGAAAATTTTAATAATGAATTTATAAACTCGCTGAGAGCAGGTCAGTTTGCAAATGTACAGAATTTCAGGGATAAATTCAGAACACTGGATGTATTACTAATTGATGATATACAATTTTTTGAAAAAGTATTCGGACAGGGGACAGGGAGCGTAGAGGAAGAATTCTTCCACACATTTAATACTCTTCAGGAACTGGGAAAACAAATAATCATGTCAAGTGACAGACTTCCGAGGGAAATAAGAAATCTTTCCAAAAGAATAGAATCGAGATTTGACAGCGGACTGTCTGTAGATGTACAAAAGCCGGATTATGAAACAAGACTTGCAATACTGAAAAATATAGCAGATTCTAAAAGTGTAATAATATCAGATGAAGTTCTGGAATTCATATCAAGCTCTATAAGCTCCAATATAAGAGAGCTGGAAGGAGCACTTACAAGAGTAATTGCTAGATCTACGCTTTTACGAAAGGCTATAACGCTGCAGCTGGTACAGGAGGATCTTGCAGATCTTCTGAAAAAACAGCAGTCTAAAATAACTGCAAATAAGATAATTACCACAGTATCTGGATATTATTCAATTCCTCTTGATGAGATGAAAGGGAAGAAAAGACAGCAGGAAATAACGAATGCCAGACAAATAGCAATGTTTTTGCTCAAGGATCAGCTGGATCTGAATCTGACTACCATAGGGGGTCTGTTCGGAGGAAGAGATCACAGTACGGTAATAAGCAGTATAAGAAAGATAGAAACAAGAATGAAGGAAGAAATAGTATTTAAAAAAGAGATAGATAATATAAAGCAGAAAATAGTGGAGTAA
- the yaaA gene encoding S4 domain-containing protein YaaA → MKEVEIKTEFIKLDQLLKWAGMVGDGGEARYHILEGNVRVNGETEKRRGKKIYENDIIELDGEKIKIVRG, encoded by the coding sequence ATGAAAGAAGTGGAAATAAAAACAGAATTTATAAAACTGGATCAGCTTTTGAAATGGGCAGGAATGGTCGGTGACGGCGGAGAAGCCAGATACCACATTCTGGAAGGAAATGTTCGTGTAAACGGTGAAACAGAAAAAAGACGCGGGAAAAAAATCTATGAAAATGATATAATAGAACTTGACGGAGAAAAAATAAAAATAGTAAGAGGTTAG